From the genome of Acidobacteriota bacterium:
CACACAGAATCACGAGCACAACATGAAAATCAAATTTCCTCATTCCATAGCAAGCCTGCTCAGCCTCGCGCTGTTGCTAGCGCCCGCTGCCTTCGGCGCCAATAAAGAAATGGTGCAATTGCAGACGCAGGTGCAGGCTTTGCAAGATCAACTCTCGCGGCTGCAGCAAAGCAACGACGAGCGTTTCGGCGCGATGCGCAGCCTGATCGAGCAGAACACAGACACGGTCAATCGGGTTGCTAATTCGCTCGACGCCATTTCACATTCGCTGCAGACCTCCACCGCAGATCAGGGTGGCAAAGTCGATCAGGTGTCGGCGCAGGTGCAGTCGTTGCATGACGCGGTCGATGAGCTGAAGGCGCGACTGGCGAAGGTCAGCAAGCAGCTCGACGACATGGCCGCGGCGCAGCAGAACCTGCAGGCTGCGCCACCGGGCGGTCCGGGCCAGAATCCGCAGCTGCCGCCGCAGTCCCAAGCTCCGCCGCCTGACGTGCTTTATAACAACGCGCTCAGCGACTACAACGGAGCCAAGTACAACCTGGCTGCGCAGGAATTTGCCGACTACATCAAGTACTACGGCAACACCGATCTGGCAGGGAACGCGCAGTACTACATCGCCGATATCGAGTACAAGCAAGGGAACTACAAGCAGGCGGTGCAGGACTACGACAAGGTCATCGAGCAATATCCCAGCGGCAATAAAGCTTCTGCCGCGCAGTTGAAGAAAGCCTACGCGTTCCTCAACTTGAACCAGCGCGACGCCGGAGTACGCGAATTGCGCGCACTGATCGCCCGCTATCCCAAATCACTCGAAGCCCAGCAGGCCCGCGAGCGCCTGAATAGTTTGGGGGCCACAACCACGGCCTCCAAGCCGAGTCCTACCCGGCCGCGGTAGGGAAAAACGCAGCCGTCAGCATTCAGCACTCAGCATTCAGGCGCGACACACCTTGGTCGGTGCGATCCTACGATGGACGCAAGTGTTGTGGCACAGCCGCCCTCGGCTGTGGCTCGGCTCAAAGCCAACCTAGGCGACGGCGCGTTTGAAGCAAGAAGTCGATCTCAATAAGTTGCCGTAATACATAATAATACGTGGTAATATCTACGTATATGAAAAGCGCTGAAAAGACGATCAGTTTCCGTGCAGAAGCCGAGAAGATCGATGCCCTCGATTCGCTCGCAGCCGCAAAAGATAGGCCGCGTAGCTACCTCATCAATGAGGCGATTACCAATTACATCGAGCTTCACGCTTATCAGGATGCGTTAGTGCGCAAAGGACTCGAGCAGATGCGACAAGGGCGCACAGTGCGACACGAAGAAGTCGTTGAGCGGCTGAAGAAGACTGGCCGCGCTCGTCGATGATTGAATGGACCGAGCAGGCTACACAGCAACTGGATGCCGCTCACGATTACATTTCCCTCTCGAACGGCGAAGACATCGCAGTTCGGATCACTTCGCGCATCGTCAGTAGCGTCCTGCAACTCGATGCGTTTCCCATCTCAGGAAGGCCGGGCCGTGTTCCGGGCACGCGGGAACTCGTGATTTCGAAGACTCCGTTCATCGCGGTTTATGTAATGGAGAAGAGTCGGATCGTAATTCTTGCGATTTATCACGCAGCGCAGCGCTGGCCAGAATCGTTTTGAGAATCAGCATTCAGCACTCAGCCGCGAATCTTGGTCTAAACGCTGCCCGCCAATCCTTAATTGACGCTGCGGGCTGAAATGCCCATTTTGGGCCGCGATCAATCAGGGCTCAACGATGGTAGGCCCGGAGGGCCGGCTGGCCAAACGTGAGCCCAGTCCCAGAAGGGCTGGGTAAGGGTATTGGTTGCCAATCCGAGCGCCGTAGGCGCGGCACTCAGCCAAACACGTATTTCGGATCATACGGAATACCAGCCTTCTTCAGCAGCGCCACAAACTCCTGCTCGAAGCTCCTCTTCTTGTGATGCTCGCGCTGGTTGCGAATGTAGGCCTTTACGGTTTCAATCTGCGATGCACTCACAGCGAAGGCTCCGTAGCCAGTCTGCCAGTTGAACTCAATTCCCTGTTTGCGAACAAAGCGCGACGAATTCGCTTTGAACCTGTTCACCGCCTCTGCAAGCTTCATCGTTGGCGGCAATAGAAAGAGTAAATGGGAGTGATTGGGCATGCCACCAGCAGCGAGCAAAGGAATCTTGTTCTCGCGCCCGATCTCGGCAACAAACGAGTAGAGCCGCTTCTCGAACTCAGGTGGAATCAGATTTTTTCGATTGGCGGTGCTGTAAACGACATGAACGTGGTTATTCGTGTAGGAGTGACTCATGTCGGTGTTGGGCCCTCCGAGGCTCGGCATCATACCATCGCACGATGAGTGCCGCGCCTACGGCGCTCAGGATCTCGACGGCCACATAACCCTGACGTTTGGCCAGCCGGGCCTCCGGCCCTGTCATTCTCGTCGATTACAGATTTTTCTCTTACACGAGCATCCACGTCGGATTTTGTCGAAGACATTCGAGTTCAAAAGGTAGCCCGCGACCTTCTCGATTGAAAATCCTTAACTGAGCGATCCATAGAGTTGAACGCATAGATCTAGATCGAGATAACAGTATTGGATCGGGATTAATGAACTTCCAAAATCTTAGGGCCGGAGGCCCGGCTGGCCAAATGTGAGCCCAGTCCCGGAAGGGCTGGGTTACGTGAATATGACAACCGAGCGCCGTAGGCGCGGCACTCATCTTGTTCACAGCGTCGGCTAGTGACATGGTTGGAGGCAACAGAAATAACAAATGAGAGTGATTCGGCATGCCGCCCGCAGCGAGCAATGGGATTTTGTGCTCTCGCGCAATCTCCGCAACGAATGGGTAGAGGCGCTTTTCAAATGCAGGCGGAATTAAATCTTGTCGATTGTAGGTGCTGTAAATCACATGCACGTGATACGGCGCTCGGTTGTCATATTCACATAACCCAGCCCTTCCGGGACTGGGCTGACGTTTGGCCAGCCGGGCCTCCGGCCCTGTCAGTTTGAGCGCACTTGGACGCTGTTTTAGATGCACAGGTTCTGGCGATGTTGAGGAAGGCCCGCGTGCCGTATGGTCCGAAAATATGTGTTTGGATGAGTGCCGCGCCTACGGCGCTCGGGATCTCAACGGCCACATATCCCAGCCCTTCCGGGACTGGGCTCACGTTTGGCCAGCCGGGCCTCCGGCCCTGTCATTTTGGGCGCACTTGGATTCGGTGCTTTAGATCCACAGGTATGGTGGAGCGCAAGGAATATCTAGCGCTGAATGCTGAATGCTGAATGCTGCTTTACTTCAACCCCAACTCCCGCAAACAATACTTAATCTCCGTCGCCACTTCGACCACTTCCATTCCCGGTTCGACCATCAACTTGCAGGAGAGCGCTTGACGCGGTGCGCCTTCGGGATTGGACTTGTAGGAAATGCGGCAATACTGGCACTCCTCGTTCCAGCAGAATCGCCCCATGGCGACGTTTTCCGGCGAAAGATACTGCATGGCCCGCAGAAGCATGTTGCCTTTGGGTACCTGGAATTCTTTGCCGAGGATTTTGATGGTGATGAGTTCGTCGAAAGGACGATAGAGCGGGCCGGGGTGGCTCATGGGATGGGGACATTGTAAGGCGAGCACTCAGCATTCAGCACTCAGCGTTCAGCCAGGAACCGTTCTGGAGGTCGTCAGATGGCGATGCCACCCCGTTATTCACTGCCAGGCCAGCTGTCTCCTGACTCCTTGTGAAACACGGCCGAGGACGGCTGTGGCCACGGCACGTGACTGAATGTTTCACGGCTGAATGCTGGGTGCTGAGTGCTGAATGCTATTTCACAAAAAACCAGTGCCACACCCTCACTGCTCGGGGCTACAATGCTTGCCACCCGAAACGGAGTGTCCCATGTCCTACGCAACCCGTGCCCGGCAAAACTCCATCTCCTCTCCTGAGGAGACTTACATGCCAGATCAGGATAATGATGTAAAGAAAGGCGCCGTCGAGAGCGAGAATCGCGATCAGCGCAGCCAGACGTCGCTCGAAGGCCAGCTTGCCCACCGCACCGAGGACAGACGCATCAAGGGGCGCGACACGGATTTTCCCGAACCGGGAGAGAACCCCGAACACAGCGGGCAGGAGATGGATCCGGGCATGCGCCAGAAGACCAACCAGAACGATAAGAAAGATGATCCGCTGGTGGCTTAGCGTCAACCGGGATGCGTTCGGTGTGAGACGAGCAGCTGGCCCAAAAGAGGCAGAGCCTAGGGTAACGTTTCGGTGTGGGGCAATCGCGGATTCTATTTGGCGATGGCCCATCGTCACAAAATTGTTTTTGTCTCGCCCAGCATCAAGGAAGGTGCCGTCCCTCCGGGACTCGGGATTCTGATCTACACCTCAACCCAGCATTTCATGCCGAAAGCCGGGCATTTCATGCTGGGCTTTCACATTTGGCGCCTACGGCGCGTTTGGCCCTTCGGGCCGGATGATGCCACTTGATCCCTAGGGCATCGCCTTTCCGCCGCAGGCTAGCTGCAAATCCTGGCTTCTTCTGGTAAAACTTCTCCTTCCAGAGGGACGCATGAATCGAAAACTTTGCTTCGTATCCATCCTTTTCTCGGTTCTTTCTTCGCTGTCGTTGGCTTCCGCACAAAGCGCACCGAGCGGTCCGCCTCCGGCGCCGCAGAATTTCCAGCCAAACTCGGCTTTGGTGGTTGAGGGCATTCCACCTGTGCCCATGTCAATTGCGCAGCAGGCCGACCGATACACCCAGGTTCGCGGCGCTGCCTTTCTCGATTGGAATCCGACGAAGCGTGAAATGTTGATCAATACGCGGTTCGGCGATGTGCCGCAGCTGCATCGCGTGGCTGCTCCGGGAGGAGCGCGGACGCAGCTTACGTTCTTTCCTGATCGTGTAACTTCCGCGCGCTACGATCCGGTGGCGGGAAAGTTCTTCATCTTCTCTAAAGATATCGGCGGCGGCGAGTGGTTTCAGTACTACCGCTACGACGTGGATTCTGGAGACATCACGCTGCTGACCGATGGCAAGTCGCGCAATCTGGACGCAGTATTCGCCAATCACAGCACCAAATTTGTGTATACCTCAACCCGTCGTAACGGCCAGGACACGGATATTTGGCTCATGGACGCGGCTGATCAAAAAACCGATCGCATGCTGCTGCAGCTTGAGGGTGGCGGATGGAACCCGACCGACTGGTCTCCCGATGACAAGCAGCTTCTGGTCATACAAGGGATCTCAGCCAACGAAACCTACATTTGGCTGGTAGATGTCGCCTCAGGACAGAAGAAGCTGCTTACGCAAAAAGGATCGGAGCAGATTGCCTACGGCGATGCGAAGTTCAGCAAAGACGGCAAGGGCTTTTATGCGACCAGCGATCGCGACTCAGAATTCCAGCGTCTGGCTTATTTTGATCACGCTTCGCTCCAGCCGAAGTATCTGACCAGCGATATCAAGTGGGATGTAGACGATTTCGACATCAGCGAAGACGGACGCACGATTGCATTTATCACCAATGAAGACGGAGCGAGCGTGATTCGTCTGCTCGATACCGCTTCCGGACGGCAGAAGCCGGGACCGAAAATTCCGCTGGGCGTGGTTGGCCGGGTGAAGTGGCATAAGAACAATCGCGACGTTGCCTTCAGCCTCAGCTCCGCCAAGTCTCCACTCGATAGCTATTCTTTCGACGCGCAGACCGGCAAAGTCGATCGCTGGACCACAAGCGAAACCGGCGGACTGAATCCGGCGACCTTTGTCGCGCCGGAGATGATCCACTGGAAGACCTTCGACGGGCGTACCATTTCGGGATACGTGTACAAACCGGATGCGACGAAGTTCACGGGAAAGCGGCCGGTGATTATCGATATCCACGGCGGTCCGGAAGGGCAGTCGCGTCCCGGATTTTTAGGCCGGAACAATTACTACCTGAACGAACTCGGCGTCGCCCTGATCTTTCCCAACGTTCGCGGTTCAAGCGGCTACGGCAAAACCTTCCTCAAGCTCGACAATGGATTCCTGCGCGAGGGTTCGTACAAAGATATTGGCTCGCTGATGGATTGGGTCAAACAGAGTCCTGAGCTCGACAGCGGAAACATCATGGTCACCGGTGGAAGCTACGGCGGGCACATGACATGGGCGATCGCAACGCTCTACGAGAATGACCTCTGCTGCCAACTGCCCGTAGTAGGTCCGAGCAATCTGGTTACGCTGCTTGAGCACACGGAGCCTTATCGTCGCGACTTGCGGCGCGTGGAGTACGGCGACGAGCGCGATCCTAAGATGCGTGAGTTCATGGAACGCATTGCGCCGATGAACAACGCTGCGAAGATCACAAAGCCCACCTTCGTCGTTGCTGGAACCAACGATCCGCGAGTTCCGGTGAGTGAGTCGCGACAGATGGCGGATAAGCTGAAGGGCAACGGAGCTCCGCTATGGTATCTGGAAGCGAAAGACGAGGGCCACGGATTCTCGAAGAAGAAGAACCAGGATTTTCAGTTCTATTCCACAATCATCTTCGTGAAGACGTATCTGCTGAAGCAGCCGGTGGAGCAGGCGGAACGGTAGAGACGCAGCATGCTGCGTCTCTGCCACGGTGACGTAGAATAGGGCATGCTCCTCTCCGGCATTTTTCCCGCACTTACCACGCCTTTCTATTCTGACGGCCGTCTCTACCTTAAGAAGCTCGAGCATAACGTCGATCGCTATTCGCGCACTCCCATTGCAGGCATGGCTATCCTTGGGTCCACCGGGGAAGTTGTAATGCTCTCCGAAGACGAGCAGCGCGAGGTGTTGCGCCTCGCAGTTGAAGTCGCTGCTGCGGAGAAGGTTCTGCTTGCGGGTGTGGGACACGAGTCCGCGATCAAGACCGTGGAAGCTGCGGAGTTTGCCGCGAAGCTGAACTATGATGTCGCGCTGGTGCGCACGCCGCACTACTACCGTCCGCAGATGAAGCCTGAGAATCTGCTGGCCTACTATCGTTTCGTTGGCGATCGTTCGCCTCTTCCGGTTTTGATGTACAGCGTGCCGCCGTTTACCGCGTACGATCTCCCGGCCGACGTGATTCAAGAATTGGCGGAGCATCCGAACATTATCGGCATCAAGGAATCCAGCGCAGTGATGGAGAAGATCGCCGACGTAGTTGCGCGAACTCGTCACATCAAGCGCAAAGCGAACGCAACCGAGGTCTTCAACGCGGTCACAGGACGCATGCTGCTGGGCGTGCTCAAGAATACGGAAGAGCTGGTGAGCGTGGCTGCGCTTGCCGGTTCGGGATCGCCGAGGGTTTCGTCGAGCGAGCCGCCGAAGCCGAGTGTGAAGGTCATGCGTCAAAAGGAAGTTGGCTTTCAGTTGCTCGCCGGATCGGCGCAGAAACTGTTGCCGTCGCTCGAAGCAGGAGCTGCGGGAGCTGTGCTCGCCTTCGGAGCCGCCGCCCCGACTGCATGTTTCGAGATCTACACTGCATGGAAAGACGGCGACAAGGAATTGGCGAAGTTGAAGCAGCAGCGGGTCGTCGAACCCGCGACGCGGGTCGCAAGCCAGCTCGGCATTCCTGCGCTAAAGTACGCGCTGGATCTGAATGGCTATTATGGCGGACCTCCGCGTTTACCGCTGCTTCCGCTGACCGCGGATCAGCGTGCCGAGGTGGAGAAGTTCATGGCGGATGTGAGGAATTAGTAGAGACGCAGCGTGCTGCGTCTCTACGGTTCTTCCATTAGACGAAAGTTGCTGCTCCATCCGGGGCCCGGCGTCTTATAATTTTAGGTTCGACTGCACAGCAGGGACGCAGCAGGAATCACACTCAAGGACTATCGATGGCATCAGGGGACTTAGCCGTTCAGGACGTTGCACAGCGTTCTGAGCGTGATCGAATCATCAATGACTTCAGCATTCAGGTAGCCACCGTCAACGGGTCTGGTTCGCAATCGGCGAACACCGTTCTTCTTCGCAGCTTGTTTCGCATGGGAGTTCCCGTTTCCGGAAAGAACCTTTTTCCGTCGAATATCGCGGGGCTCCCAACCTGGTACACCATCCGTTGCAGCAAGCATGGCTACGTCGCCCGCAAAAAAGAGATTGACATGCTGGTGGCGATGAATCCGGAGACGGCGAAGGAAGACGTGATGTCTCTGGCGTCGGGGGCTTCTGTCATTTACGACGAGCCGCTGAAGCTCGATACGCTGCGCTCTGACCTGATCTTCTACTCCGTTCCTTACGACAAGATCGTTGCTGCCGTGTGTCCCGAGGCCAAGCTGCGCAAGCTGGTCAAGAACATGATTTATGTCGGCGTGGTCGCGCAGATTCTCGGCATCGAGATGAAGCAGGTGGAAGCGGCGCTGCGCAAGCAGTTTGCCAGGAAAGTAAAAGCCGCCGACTTGAATATGACCGCCGCGAAGGCAGGTTTTGATTACGCCGCCGCATCGCTCACGAAGAAGGATCCGCTCTTCGTTGAGGCGATGAATGAAAATCAAGGCAAGATCATCATCGACGGCAATGCCGCCGCAGCGCTTGGCGCGATGTTTGCCGGAGTCACAGTTGTCACGTGGTATCCGATTACGCCTTCTTCTTCGGTTTGCGAGCAGTTGATCGACTACATGAAGAAGTACCGAATTGGTCCGGACGGTGAAGCTACGTTCGCGATTGTGCAGGCTGAGGATGAACTGGCTGCGATCGGCATGGTACTCGGCGCGAGCTGGGCTGGAGCGCGGGCGATGACTTCGACTTCCGGTCCGGGAATTTCGCTGATGACCGAGTTCACCGGCATGGGCTACTACGCCGAGATTCCGGCGGTGATCTTTGATATTCAGCGGGTCGGTCCATCGACCGGGCTTCCTACGCGAACATCACAAGGTGACGTGCTTTCGATTGCGTTTCTCGGCCACGGCGACACCAAGAACGTAATGTTGTTTCCCGGAAGCGTGACCGAGTGCTTCTCCATGGCGGTTGAAGCATTCGATCTTGCCGAGCAGTTGCAGACCCCTATCTTCGTGCTGTCGGATCTCGATTTAGGAATGAACAACTGGATGTCTGAACCCTTCCCGTATCCGGAAAAGCCGTTCAGCCGTGGAAAGGTGTTGGGCGCCGAGGACTTGAATCGCCTGGGCGGATTCGCGCGCTACAAGGACATTGATAAAGACGGAATCCCATACCGTACGTTGCCCGGCACCGATCATCCGGCGGCGGCGTACTTCACGCGCGGCTCAGGACATAACGAGAAGGCGCAATACAGCGAGCGTCCGGACGACTATCAGAACAACATGGAGCGCCTGAACCGCAAGTTCGAGACGGCGCGCTCCTATGTGCCGCGGCCGGAAGTCGTCGCCG
Proteins encoded in this window:
- a CDS encoding transporter, encoding MVETQPAASLRRVQLCTTVFELDDGCSIPTSVIEQLTQNHEHNMKIKFPHSIASLLSLALLLAPAAFGANKEMVQLQTQVQALQDQLSRLQQSNDERFGAMRSLIEQNTDTVNRVANSLDAISHSLQTSTADQGGKVDQVSAQVQSLHDAVDELKARLAKVSKQLDDMAAAQQNLQAAPPGGPGQNPQLPPQSQAPPPDVLYNNALSDYNGAKYNLAAQEFADYIKYYGNTDLAGNAQYYIADIEYKQGNYKQAVQDYDKVIEQYPSGNKASAAQLKKAYAFLNLNQRDAGVRELRALIARYPKSLEAQQARERLNSLGATTTASKPSPTRPR
- a CDS encoding CopG family transcriptional regulator, which encodes MKSAEKTISFRAEAEKIDALDSLAAAKDRPRSYLINEAITNYIELHAYQDALVRKGLEQMRQGRTVRHEEVVERLKKTGRARR
- a CDS encoding type II toxin-antitoxin system mRNA interferase toxin, RelE/StbE family; protein product: MIEWTEQATQQLDAAHDYISLSNGEDIAVRITSRIVSSVLQLDAFPISGRPGRVPGTRELVISKTPFIAVYVMEKSRIVILAIYHAAQRWPESF
- the tnpA gene encoding IS200/IS605 family transposase; this translates as MMPSLGGPNTDMSHSYTNNHVHVVYSTANRKNLIPPEFEKRLYSFVAEIGRENKIPLLAAGGMPNHSHLLFLLPPTMKLAEAVNRFKANSSRFVRKQGIEFNWQTGYGAFAVSASQIETVKAYIRNQREHHKKRSFEQEFVALLKKAGIPYDPKYVFG
- a CDS encoding peptidase S9, prolyl oligopeptidase; translated protein: MNRKLCFVSILFSVLSSLSLASAQSAPSGPPPAPQNFQPNSALVVEGIPPVPMSIAQQADRYTQVRGAAFLDWNPTKREMLINTRFGDVPQLHRVAAPGGARTQLTFFPDRVTSARYDPVAGKFFIFSKDIGGGEWFQYYRYDVDSGDITLLTDGKSRNLDAVFANHSTKFVYTSTRRNGQDTDIWLMDAADQKTDRMLLQLEGGGWNPTDWSPDDKQLLVIQGISANETYIWLVDVASGQKKLLTQKGSEQIAYGDAKFSKDGKGFYATSDRDSEFQRLAYFDHASLQPKYLTSDIKWDVDDFDISEDGRTIAFITNEDGASVIRLLDTASGRQKPGPKIPLGVVGRVKWHKNNRDVAFSLSSAKSPLDSYSFDAQTGKVDRWTTSETGGLNPATFVAPEMIHWKTFDGRTISGYVYKPDATKFTGKRPVIIDIHGGPEGQSRPGFLGRNNYYLNELGVALIFPNVRGSSGYGKTFLKLDNGFLREGSYKDIGSLMDWVKQSPELDSGNIMVTGGSYGGHMTWAIATLYENDLCCQLPVVGPSNLVTLLEHTEPYRRDLRRVEYGDERDPKMREFMERIAPMNNAAKITKPTFVVAGTNDPRVPVSESRQMADKLKGNGAPLWYLEAKDEGHGFSKKKNQDFQFYSTIIFVKTYLLKQPVEQAER
- a CDS encoding dihydrodipicolinate synthase family protein; translation: MLLSGIFPALTTPFYSDGRLYLKKLEHNVDRYSRTPIAGMAILGSTGEVVMLSEDEQREVLRLAVEVAAAEKVLLAGVGHESAIKTVEAAEFAAKLNYDVALVRTPHYYRPQMKPENLLAYYRFVGDRSPLPVLMYSVPPFTAYDLPADVIQELAEHPNIIGIKESSAVMEKIADVVARTRHIKRKANATEVFNAVTGRMLLGVLKNTEELVSVAALAGSGSPRVSSSEPPKPSVKVMRQKEVGFQLLAGSAQKLLPSLEAGAAGAVLAFGAAAPTACFEIYTAWKDGDKELAKLKQQRVVEPATRVASQLGIPALKYALDLNGYYGGPPRLPLLPLTADQRAEVEKFMADVRN
- a CDS encoding 2-oxoacid:acceptor oxidoreductase subunit alpha; the protein is MASGDLAVQDVAQRSERDRIINDFSIQVATVNGSGSQSANTVLLRSLFRMGVPVSGKNLFPSNIAGLPTWYTIRCSKHGYVARKKEIDMLVAMNPETAKEDVMSLASGASVIYDEPLKLDTLRSDLIFYSVPYDKIVAAVCPEAKLRKLVKNMIYVGVVAQILGIEMKQVEAALRKQFARKVKAADLNMTAAKAGFDYAAASLTKKDPLFVEAMNENQGKIIIDGNAAAALGAMFAGVTVVTWYPITPSSSVCEQLIDYMKKYRIGPDGEATFAIVQAEDELAAIGMVLGASWAGARAMTSTSGPGISLMTEFTGMGYYAEIPAVIFDIQRVGPSTGLPTRTSQGDVLSIAFLGHGDTKNVMLFPGSVTECFSMAVEAFDLAEQLQTPIFVLSDLDLGMNNWMSEPFPYPEKPFSRGKVLGAEDLNRLGGFARYKDIDKDGIPYRTLPGTDHPAAAYFTRGSGHNEKAQYSERPDDYQNNMERLNRKFETARSYVPRPEVVADRGEKIGIIAYGSSDFAVRESRDQLRQEYQVGTDYLRIRAFPFSRELHDFVAKHERVYVVEQNRDAQMLSLLKLDLNPTQTSKLRSVRHFNGLPIDARSVTDEIISQEGK